Within Methanofastidiosum sp., the genomic segment AGTTTGGGGTATTAATATCGATGAATTATTCGAAAACACGGCCATTGCTGTAACTAGTTTAATGTTAGATCCACTCAAAATAGGAAATAAAATAGTTAAAGAGATGTTTATAGAAGGAAATGACTTATCGTCTCTTTTAGTAAACTGGGTTACTGAATTATTAGTTATTCGCGACAGTGAAGGAATTCTTTTTTCATCTTTTGAAGTAAAAGTTTCAAGCGATGGAAA encodes:
- a CDS encoding archease: MNGIKFEYFDVTADIGVKVWGINIDELFENTAIAVTSLMLDPLKIGNKIVKEMFIEGNDLSSLLVNWVTELLVIRDSEGILFSSFEVKVSSDGKSLNAKNYGDYFIGDNLEMDIKAITYSLFKLEKQDGHCYLQFVLDI